The Arvicanthis niloticus isolate mArvNil1 chromosome 2, mArvNil1.pat.X, whole genome shotgun sequence genome includes a window with the following:
- the Slc20a1 gene encoding sodium-dependent phosphate transporter 1 isoform X1 has protein sequence MESTVATITSTLAAVTASAPPKYDNLWMLILGFIIAFVLAFSVGANDVANSFGTAVGSGVVTLKQACILASIFETVGSALLGAKVSETIRKGLIDVEMYNSTQDLLMAGSVSAMFGSAVWQLVASFLKLPISGTHCIVGATIGFSFVAKGQEGVKWSELIKIVMSWFVSPLLSGIMSGILFFLVRAFILRKADPVPNGLRALPVFYACTIGINLFSIMYTGAPLLGFDKLPLWGTILISVGCAVFCALIVWFFVCPKMKRKIEREVKSSPSESPLMEKKSNLKEDHEETKMAPGDVENRSPVSEVVCTTGPLRAVVEERTVSFKLGDLEEAPERERLPMDLKEETSIDSSINGAVQLPNGNLVQFSQTVSNQINSSGHYQYHTVHKDSGLYKELLHKLHLAKVGDCMGDSGDKPLRRNNSYTSYTMAICGMPLDSFRAKEGEQKGDEMETLTWPNADTKKRIRMDSYTSYCNAVSDLHSESEMDMSVKAEMGLGDRKGSSGSLEEWYDQDKPEVSLLFQFLQILTACFGSFAHGGNDVSNAIGPLVALYLVYETGDVSTKAATPIWLLLYGGVGICMGLWVWGRRVIQTMGKDLTPITPSSGFSIELASAFTVVIASNIGLPISTTHCKVGSVVSVGWLRSKKAVDWRLFRNIFMAWFVTVPISGVISAAIMAVFKYIILRV, from the exons ATGGAATCTACTGTGGCAACGATTACTAGTACTCTAGCTGCTGTTACTGCTTCTGCTCCACCGAAGTATGACAATCTATGGATGCTCATCCTGGGCTTCATCATTGCATTTGTCTTGGCATTCTCTGTGGGAGCCAATGATGTAGCAAATTCGTTCGGTACAGCTGTAGGCTCAGGTGTAGTGACCCTGAAGCAAGCCTGCATCCTAGCTAGCATCTTTGAAACTGTGGGCTCCGCCTTGCTGGGGGCCAAAGTGAGTGAAACCATCCGGAAGGGCTTGATAGATGTGGAGATGTACAACTCGACTCAAGATCTGCTCATGGCTGGCTCGGTCAGTGCTATGTTTG GCTCTGCTGTGTGGCAACTAGTGGCTTCGTTTTTGAAGCTCCCTATTTCCGGGACCCATTGTATTGTCGGTGCAACCATTGGTTTCTCCTTTGTGGCAAAGGGGCAAGAAGGTGTCAAGTGGTCTGAACTGATAAAAATTG TGATGTCTTGGTTCGTCTCTCCACTACTTTCTGGTATTATGTCTGGAATTTTATTCTTCCTTGTTCGTGCTTTCATCCTCCGTAAG GCAGATCCAGTTCCTAATGGCTTACGAGCTTTACCAGTTTTTTATGCCTGCACAATTGGAATCAACCTCTTTTCCATTATGTATACTGGAGCACCGT TGCTGGGCTTTGACAAACTTCCTCTGTGGGGTACCATCCTCATCTCGGTGGGATGTGCAGTTTTCTGTGCCCTTATCGTCTGGTTCTTTGTATGTCCcaagatgaagagaaaaattGAAC GAGAAGTAAAGTCTAGTCCCTCTGAAAGTCCCTTAATGGAAAAGAAGAGCAACTTAAAAGAAGACCATGAAGAAACAAAGATGGCTCCTGGGGATGTTGAGAATAGGAGTCCTGTGTCTGAGGTAGTGTGTACCACTGGGCCACTCCGGGCTGTGGTGGAGGAAAGAACAGTGTCATTCAAACTTGGTGACCTGGAGGAAGCTCCGGAGCGAGAGCGGCTTCCCATGGACCTGAAGGAGGAGACCAGTATAGACAGTTCCATCAATG GTGCAGTGCAGTTACCTAATGGGAACCTTGTTCAGTTCAGTCAAACTGTCAGCAACCAGATCAACTCCAGTGGCCACTATCAGTATCACACTGTGCACAAGGATTCTGGCTTATATAAAGAGCTGCTCCATAAGTTACATCTGGCCAAGGTGGGAGACTGCATGGGAGACTCTGGGGACAAGCCCTTGAGACGCAACAACAGCTACACTTCCTACACTATGGCAATATGTGGCATGCCCCTGGATTCATTCCGTGCCAAAGAAGGTGAACAAAAGGGAGACGAAATGGAGACGCTGACATGGCCTAATGCAGATACCAAGAAGCGGATTCGAATGGACAGTTACACCAGTTACTGCAATGCTGTGTCTGACCTTCACTCCGAGTCTGAGATGGACATGAGTGTTAAGGCCGAGATGGGTCTGGGTGACAGAAAAGGAAGCAGTGGCTCTCTTGAAGAATGGTATGACCAGGATAAGCCTGAAGTGTCCCTCCTCTTCCAGTTTCTGCAGATCCTTACAGCCTGCTTTGGGTCATTTGCTCATGGTGGTAATGACGTCAG CAATGCTATCGGCCCTCTGGTTGCTCTGTATCTTGTTTATGAAACGGGAGATGTTTCTACAAAAGCAGCGACACCCATATGGCTTCTGCTTTATGGTGGTGTTGGCATTTGCATGGGTCTGTGGGTTTGGGGAAGAAGAGTTATCCAGACTATGGGGAAGGACCTGACACCAATCACACCCTCCAG TGGTTTTAGTATTGAACTGGCATCTGCCTTCACTGTGGTCATCGCATCAAACATTGGCCTTCCCATCAGCACAACTCATTGTAAA GTGGGCTCTGTTGTGTCTGTTGGCTGGCTCCGATCAAAGAAGGCTGTTGACTGGCGACTGTTTCGAAACATTTTTATGGCCTGGTTTGTCACAGTCCCCATTTCTGGGGTCATCAGTGCTGCTATCATGGCAGTGTTCAAGTACATCATTCTGCGAGTGTGA
- the Slc20a1 gene encoding sodium-dependent phosphate transporter 1 isoform X3 gives MESTVATITSTLAAVTASAPPKYDNLWMLILGFIIAFVLAFSVGANDVANSFGTAVGSGVVTLKQACILASIFETVGSALLGAKVSETIRKGLIDVEMYNSTQDLLMAGSVSAMFGSAVWQLVASFLKLPISGTHCIVGATIGFSFVAKGQEGVKWSELIKIVMSWFVSPLLSGIMSGILFFLVRAFILRKADPVPNGLRALPVFYACTIGINLFSIMYTGAPWLKSSRRWLACTHFRRLQASVC, from the exons ATGGAATCTACTGTGGCAACGATTACTAGTACTCTAGCTGCTGTTACTGCTTCTGCTCCACCGAAGTATGACAATCTATGGATGCTCATCCTGGGCTTCATCATTGCATTTGTCTTGGCATTCTCTGTGGGAGCCAATGATGTAGCAAATTCGTTCGGTACAGCTGTAGGCTCAGGTGTAGTGACCCTGAAGCAAGCCTGCATCCTAGCTAGCATCTTTGAAACTGTGGGCTCCGCCTTGCTGGGGGCCAAAGTGAGTGAAACCATCCGGAAGGGCTTGATAGATGTGGAGATGTACAACTCGACTCAAGATCTGCTCATGGCTGGCTCGGTCAGTGCTATGTTTG GCTCTGCTGTGTGGCAACTAGTGGCTTCGTTTTTGAAGCTCCCTATTTCCGGGACCCATTGTATTGTCGGTGCAACCATTGGTTTCTCCTTTGTGGCAAAGGGGCAAGAAGGTGTCAAGTGGTCTGAACTGATAAAAATTG TGATGTCTTGGTTCGTCTCTCCACTACTTTCTGGTATTATGTCTGGAATTTTATTCTTCCTTGTTCGTGCTTTCATCCTCCGTAAG GCAGATCCAGTTCCTAATGGCTTACGAGCTTTACCAGTTTTTTATGCCTGCACAATTGGAATCAACCTCTTTTCCATTATGTATACTGGAGCACCGT GGCTGAAATCTTCTAGAAGGTGGCTGGCCTGCACCCATTTCAGAAGGCTGCAGGCTAGTGTATGCTGA
- the Slc20a1 gene encoding sodium-dependent phosphate transporter 1 isoform X2, producing the protein MKRKIEREVKSSPSESPLMEKKSNLKEDHEETKMAPGDVENRSPVSEVVCTTGPLRAVVEERTVSFKLGDLEEAPERERLPMDLKEETSIDSSINGAVQLPNGNLVQFSQTVSNQINSSGHYQYHTVHKDSGLYKELLHKLHLAKVGDCMGDSGDKPLRRNNSYTSYTMAICGMPLDSFRAKEGEQKGDEMETLTWPNADTKKRIRMDSYTSYCNAVSDLHSESEMDMSVKAEMGLGDRKGSSGSLEEWYDQDKPEVSLLFQFLQILTACFGSFAHGGNDVSNAIGPLVALYLVYETGDVSTKAATPIWLLLYGGVGICMGLWVWGRRVIQTMGKDLTPITPSSGFSIELASAFTVVIASNIGLPISTTHCKVGSVVSVGWLRSKKAVDWRLFRNIFMAWFVTVPISGVISAAIMAVFKYIILRV; encoded by the exons atgaagagaaaaattGAAC GAGAAGTAAAGTCTAGTCCCTCTGAAAGTCCCTTAATGGAAAAGAAGAGCAACTTAAAAGAAGACCATGAAGAAACAAAGATGGCTCCTGGGGATGTTGAGAATAGGAGTCCTGTGTCTGAGGTAGTGTGTACCACTGGGCCACTCCGGGCTGTGGTGGAGGAAAGAACAGTGTCATTCAAACTTGGTGACCTGGAGGAAGCTCCGGAGCGAGAGCGGCTTCCCATGGACCTGAAGGAGGAGACCAGTATAGACAGTTCCATCAATG GTGCAGTGCAGTTACCTAATGGGAACCTTGTTCAGTTCAGTCAAACTGTCAGCAACCAGATCAACTCCAGTGGCCACTATCAGTATCACACTGTGCACAAGGATTCTGGCTTATATAAAGAGCTGCTCCATAAGTTACATCTGGCCAAGGTGGGAGACTGCATGGGAGACTCTGGGGACAAGCCCTTGAGACGCAACAACAGCTACACTTCCTACACTATGGCAATATGTGGCATGCCCCTGGATTCATTCCGTGCCAAAGAAGGTGAACAAAAGGGAGACGAAATGGAGACGCTGACATGGCCTAATGCAGATACCAAGAAGCGGATTCGAATGGACAGTTACACCAGTTACTGCAATGCTGTGTCTGACCTTCACTCCGAGTCTGAGATGGACATGAGTGTTAAGGCCGAGATGGGTCTGGGTGACAGAAAAGGAAGCAGTGGCTCTCTTGAAGAATGGTATGACCAGGATAAGCCTGAAGTGTCCCTCCTCTTCCAGTTTCTGCAGATCCTTACAGCCTGCTTTGGGTCATTTGCTCATGGTGGTAATGACGTCAG CAATGCTATCGGCCCTCTGGTTGCTCTGTATCTTGTTTATGAAACGGGAGATGTTTCTACAAAAGCAGCGACACCCATATGGCTTCTGCTTTATGGTGGTGTTGGCATTTGCATGGGTCTGTGGGTTTGGGGAAGAAGAGTTATCCAGACTATGGGGAAGGACCTGACACCAATCACACCCTCCAG TGGTTTTAGTATTGAACTGGCATCTGCCTTCACTGTGGTCATCGCATCAAACATTGGCCTTCCCATCAGCACAACTCATTGTAAA GTGGGCTCTGTTGTGTCTGTTGGCTGGCTCCGATCAAAGAAGGCTGTTGACTGGCGACTGTTTCGAAACATTTTTATGGCCTGGTTTGTCACAGTCCCCATTTCTGGGGTCATCAGTGCTGCTATCATGGCAGTGTTCAAGTACATCATTCTGCGAGTGTGA